One genomic segment of Alicycliphilus denitrificans K601 includes these proteins:
- a CDS encoding acyl-CoA dehydrogenase family protein: MNFETSDELKTVRDSLARVLADHYTPTHRQAMVGDETAYAAQAWKEMAGLGLAGLQVPEAFDGLDFQATDLLPLFHELGQALAPVPFLSTSVLGATALQACSDAEVQRELLPPLAAGALQVTCPHGFVPAASGVRAQAQGSGWRLEGVHKHMPYAASADWLVVSARTGDGAGGDACLFLVARHAPGVRLRPYRLIDGTPAADVHLEGAEATALCTPGSAQAHEAMEAANAAGIAAACAEMVGAMEAALRLTVDYVKTRQQFGRAIGENQALRHRIAEMLVALETARSMSIAAAVAVRDGGFAKAQTRADLHRAKFLVGRNARTVCQSAIQLHGGIGMTEEYTVGHYLRRVHVLDQQFGDGASHLKQLARVE; this comes from the coding sequence ATGAATTTTGAAACCAGCGACGAACTGAAAACCGTCCGCGACAGCCTGGCCCGGGTGCTCGCGGACCATTACACCCCCACACACCGCCAGGCCATGGTGGGTGACGAGACGGCCTACGCCGCACAGGCCTGGAAGGAGATGGCCGGCCTGGGCCTGGCCGGCCTGCAGGTACCCGAGGCCTTCGACGGCCTGGACTTCCAGGCCACCGACCTCCTGCCCTTGTTCCACGAGCTGGGCCAGGCCCTTGCCCCTGTGCCCTTCCTGTCCACCAGCGTGCTGGGGGCGACTGCGCTGCAGGCCTGCAGCGACGCTGAGGTTCAGCGCGAGCTGCTGCCGCCTCTGGCGGCAGGTGCCCTGCAGGTAACCTGCCCGCACGGTTTCGTACCGGCTGCGTCCGGCGTACGGGCCCAAGCACAGGGCAGTGGATGGCGCCTGGAGGGCGTTCACAAGCACATGCCCTATGCGGCGTCGGCCGATTGGCTGGTAGTGTCGGCACGCACTGGCGACGGTGCGGGCGGCGACGCCTGCCTGTTCCTAGTGGCCCGGCATGCGCCGGGCGTGCGCCTGCGTCCCTATCGCCTGATCGACGGCACGCCGGCGGCCGATGTCCACTTGGAAGGCGCCGAGGCGACCGCGCTGTGCACGCCGGGCAGCGCACAGGCTCACGAGGCCATGGAGGCAGCGAACGCCGCCGGCATCGCCGCAGCCTGCGCGGAGATGGTAGGCGCGATGGAAGCGGCCCTACGACTGACCGTAGACTACGTGAAGACGCGCCAGCAATTCGGCCGGGCGATTGGCGAGAACCAGGCCCTGCGGCACCGGATCGCCGAAATGCTGGTGGCCCTGGAGACTGCGCGCAGCATGTCCATCGCCGCCGCAGTGGCGGTGCGGGATGGCGGTTTTGCCAAGGCGCAGACCCGCGCCGACCTGCACCGCGCCAAGTTCCTGGTCGGGCGCAACGCGCGCACCGTGTGCCAGTCAGCGATCCAGCTGCACGGGGGCATCGGGATGACCGAGGAATACACGGTGGGCCACTACCTGCGCCGCGTGCATGTGCTGGACCAGCAGTTCGGGGACGGCGCCTCGCATTTGAAACAGCTGGCTCGCGTAGAGTGA
- a CDS encoding acyl-CoA dehydrogenase family protein — protein MTMDIAFTLEQQTFREEVRAFIAARLPSSIRERLRQGHLPNREDTITWQRILAERGWSAPHWPKEYGGAALSQAERLILLDELYRAPAPLPQIFNMNMLGPVLMKFGTSRQREHFLPKLANLDLWFCQGFSEPGAGSDLAALRTSARREGDFYIVNGQKTWTSTAQWADWIFALVRTDPQARKQAGISFLLIDLKSPGITVRPIRSIDGTNHVNEVFFEEVKVPASQLVGEENQGWECAKFLLANERTGIANVGLCQERLELAREMAHAGALAQDPVLQREFAVFDAEIRALELTNARFLLTPSEQVALPAFASVLKLKGTEIQQELHMLLAKLAGEDGLEQPESAEHGPHLVQRYLFSRALSIYGGTSEIQKDILARTVLA, from the coding sequence ATGACTATGGACATAGCCTTCACCCTCGAACAGCAGACCTTCCGCGAGGAGGTCCGCGCCTTCATCGCCGCCCGGCTACCCTCATCCATTCGCGAACGCCTTCGTCAAGGCCACCTTCCGAACCGGGAAGACACCATCACCTGGCAGCGCATCCTGGCCGAGCGCGGCTGGTCGGCGCCGCACTGGCCGAAGGAATACGGTGGCGCTGCCTTGAGCCAAGCCGAGCGGCTGATCCTGCTGGACGAGCTCTATCGCGCTCCAGCCCCGTTGCCACAGATCTTCAATATGAACATGCTGGGGCCGGTTCTGATGAAGTTCGGCACGTCGCGGCAGCGCGAACATTTCCTGCCCAAGCTGGCGAACCTGGACCTATGGTTCTGCCAAGGCTTCTCCGAGCCGGGCGCCGGTTCGGACCTGGCGGCCCTGCGCACCAGCGCTCGCCGCGAGGGGGATTTCTACATCGTCAACGGGCAGAAAACCTGGACATCCACTGCGCAGTGGGCCGACTGGATCTTCGCCCTGGTGCGCACCGATCCGCAAGCGCGCAAGCAGGCTGGTATTTCCTTCCTGCTGATCGACCTGAAGTCGCCGGGGATTACCGTGCGGCCGATCCGTTCGATCGACGGCACCAACCACGTGAACGAAGTGTTTTTCGAGGAAGTGAAGGTGCCGGCCTCCCAACTGGTAGGCGAGGAGAACCAGGGCTGGGAATGCGCCAAGTTCCTGCTGGCCAACGAGCGCACCGGCATCGCCAACGTGGGACTGTGCCAGGAGCGGCTGGAGCTGGCACGCGAGATGGCGCACGCTGGCGCGCTGGCGCAGGACCCGGTGCTCCAGCGGGAGTTCGCGGTGTTCGACGCCGAGATCCGCGCACTGGAGCTCACCAACGCGCGCTTCCTGCTGACTCCCTCCGAGCAGGTGGCCCTGCCGGCATTCGCCTCGGTGCTGAAGCTCAAGGGCACCGAGATCCAGCAGGAGCTGCACATGCTGCTGGCCAAGCTGGCCGGGGAGGACGGACTGGAGCAGCCTGAATCGGCCGAGCATGGCCCGCACCTGGTGCAACGCTACCTCTTCTCCCGCGCCCTGAGCATCTACGGGGGCACCTCCGAGATCCAGAAGGACATCCTGGCCCGCACAGTCCTGGCCTGA
- a CDS encoding Bug family tripartite tricarboxylate transporter substrate binding protein translates to MKSLIRLLLLLVTAVTCGFASAQPVTKIVVPFAAGGGTDVYVRLLASEITKAGVPVIVENKPGASGNIAADYVAKSRPDGHTVFVGTNSTMANNTVLFEKLPYDPLKDFVPVSHIGYQPMIIVARTDLPYGTLQEMVAYAKANPGKINRGSPGAGIISNLAPLMFERQAGIRTTHVPFNGDAPGLQALLSGSIDIHGTSITASLPHVQSGKIRVLGVMDHKRMSQVPNAPTFKEAGYDLEAYAWYALVAPAGTPREAVERLNKAVNDVLVREDFVAKAQAMGMEPRGGSPDDLGKYIRKEYDRWVPLLKKLELTKSTY, encoded by the coding sequence ATGAAATCACTCATCAGGCTGCTGCTGCTGCTCGTCACCGCCGTGACCTGTGGCTTCGCCAGCGCTCAGCCCGTCACGAAGATCGTTGTGCCGTTCGCGGCTGGCGGCGGCACCGACGTGTACGTGCGTCTGCTGGCTTCGGAGATCACCAAGGCTGGTGTGCCGGTCATCGTCGAGAACAAACCAGGCGCTTCCGGCAACATCGCTGCTGACTACGTGGCCAAGTCTCGTCCGGATGGGCATACGGTGTTCGTAGGCACGAACAGCACGATGGCCAACAACACGGTTCTTTTCGAGAAACTGCCATACGATCCATTGAAGGACTTCGTGCCGGTCTCGCACATCGGCTACCAGCCAATGATCATCGTGGCCCGTACCGACCTTCCATACGGCACGCTACAGGAGATGGTGGCCTACGCCAAAGCCAACCCTGGCAAGATCAACCGCGGTTCACCGGGCGCAGGCATCATCAGCAATCTCGCACCACTGATGTTCGAGCGCCAGGCCGGTATCCGCACCACGCACGTTCCGTTCAATGGAGACGCCCCGGGGCTGCAGGCGCTCCTGAGCGGCAGCATCGACATTCATGGCACTTCGATAACGGCGTCGCTGCCGCACGTGCAATCCGGCAAAATTCGCGTGCTCGGCGTGATGGATCACAAGCGCATGTCCCAGGTGCCGAACGCACCCACATTCAAAGAAGCTGGTTACGACCTGGAGGCCTATGCCTGGTATGCGCTGGTTGCTCCCGCCGGGACTCCGCGCGAAGCAGTCGAGCGCCTGAACAAGGCTGTTAACGACGTGTTGGTACGCGAGGACTTTGTCGCCAAGGCACAGGCCATGGGCATGGAACCCCGCGGTGGTTCGCCTGATGACCTTGGCAAGTACATCCGCAAGGAGTATGACCGGTGGGTTCCACTGCTCAAGAAACTGGAGCTGACCAAGAGCACGTATTGA
- a CDS encoding Mth938-like domain-containing protein — protein MKFQPDRFDVQTITAYGPGWINVDADRIEHSIIVGARGQRIAWDCSRFEDLAPAHFAQLAELDAEVVIFGSGTRNRFPPPAWLQPLMARRIGLETMDTLAACRTYNILAGEGRNVIAALLLEA, from the coding sequence ATGAAATTCCAGCCAGACCGTTTCGACGTACAGACCATCACCGCCTACGGACCGGGCTGGATCAATGTGGATGCAGACCGGATCGAGCACAGCATCATCGTGGGCGCGCGCGGCCAGCGCATCGCCTGGGACTGCAGCCGCTTCGAGGACCTGGCGCCCGCGCATTTCGCCCAGTTGGCCGAACTGGACGCCGAGGTCGTGATCTTCGGCAGTGGCACGCGCAACCGCTTCCCTCCTCCGGCCTGGCTGCAGCCGCTGATGGCGCGGCGCATAGGTCTGGAAACCATGGACACGCTGGCCGCCTGCCGCACCTACAACATCCTGGCCGGCGAAGGGCGCAATGTGATTGCGGCCCTGCTGCTGGAGGCCTGA
- a CDS encoding pyridoxal phosphate-dependent aminotransferase gives MKPIHKSAKLNNVLYDVRGPIVDAAKQMEDEGQKIIKLNIGNMAPFGFDAPEEIQQDMIRNLPNSAGYSDSKGIFAARKAVMHYTQQLGIAGVTLDDIYLGNGASELIVMATNALLDDGDELLVPMPDYPLWTAATSLSGGTPVHYRCDEDAGWLPDLDDMRAKITPRTRGIVVINPNNPTGVLYPDSLLRGIIGIAREHNLVLMVDEVYDKVLYDGVKFTSMASLSTDVLTLTFNSLSKAYRSCGYRAGWMVVSGPKADARDYIEGLNMLANLKLGSNVPGQWAIQTALGGYQSINDLVREGGRLRRQRDLAYELITAIPGVACVKPQAALYMFPRLDPAMYPIADDRQFFMEVLRATRVMLVQGSGFNYPDNQHFRIVFLPHEDDLREAVSRLAGFLAAYRQRHAKAA, from the coding sequence ATGAAGCCGATCCACAAGTCCGCCAAGCTCAACAACGTTCTCTACGATGTCCGGGGCCCGATCGTGGATGCGGCCAAGCAGATGGAGGACGAGGGCCAGAAGATCATCAAGCTGAACATCGGCAACATGGCGCCGTTCGGGTTCGATGCGCCTGAAGAGATCCAGCAGGACATGATCCGCAACCTGCCCAACTCGGCGGGCTATTCGGACAGCAAGGGCATCTTCGCCGCGCGCAAGGCGGTGATGCACTACACGCAGCAGCTCGGCATCGCGGGCGTGACGCTCGACGACATCTACCTGGGCAACGGCGCGAGCGAGCTGATCGTGATGGCGACCAACGCGCTGCTCGACGACGGCGACGAGCTGCTCGTGCCCATGCCCGACTATCCACTGTGGACGGCGGCGACCTCGCTCTCGGGCGGCACGCCGGTGCACTACCGCTGCGACGAGGACGCGGGCTGGCTGCCCGACCTGGATGACATGCGCGCCAAGATCACGCCGCGCACGCGCGGCATCGTGGTCATCAACCCGAACAACCCGACCGGCGTGCTCTACCCCGACTCGCTGCTCAGAGGCATCATCGGGATCGCGCGCGAGCACAACCTGGTGCTGATGGTGGACGAGGTGTACGACAAGGTGCTGTACGACGGCGTGAAGTTCACCTCGATGGCGAGCCTGTCCACCGACGTGCTTACGCTGACGTTCAACTCGCTGTCCAAGGCCTACCGCTCCTGCGGCTACCGCGCGGGCTGGATGGTGGTCTCCGGCCCCAAGGCCGACGCCCGCGACTACATCGAGGGGCTGAACATGCTGGCCAACCTCAAGCTCGGCTCCAACGTGCCGGGCCAGTGGGCGATCCAGACGGCGCTGGGCGGCTACCAGAGCATCAACGACCTGGTCAGGGAAGGCGGGCGCCTGCGCCGCCAGCGCGACCTGGCCTACGAGCTCATCACCGCGATTCCCGGTGTCGCCTGCGTCAAGCCGCAGGCGGCGCTGTACATGTTCCCGCGCCTGGACCCGGCGATGTACCCCATCGCCGACGACCGCCAGTTCTTCATGGAGGTGCTGCGCGCCACGCGCGTGATGCTGGTGCAGGGCTCGGGCTTCAACTACCCGGACAACCAGCATTTCCGCATCGTGTTCCTGCCGCACGAGGACGACCTGCGCGAGGCCGTCAGCCGGCTGGCGGGCTTCCTGGCCGCCTATCGGCAGCGTCACGCGAAGGCGGCATGA
- a CDS encoding homoserine dehydrogenase produces MKPIQVGLLGIGTVGSGVFNVLQRNQEEIHRRAGRGIEIAMVADLDAERARSIVGDKARVVGDAREVIANPEIDIVVELIGGYGIAKQLVLEAVAAGKHVVTANKALLAVHGTEIFKAAAEKGVVVAYEAAVAGGIPIIKALREGLAANQIQWVAGIINGTTNFILSEMRDKGLDFDVVLKEAQRLGYAEADPTFDIEGVDAAHKATIMSAIAFGIPVQFDKAYVEGITKLAATDIRYAEQLGYRIKLLGITKRMDKGVELRVHPSLVPAKRLIANVEGAMNAVVVHGDAVGTTLYYGKGAGSEPTASAVIADLVDITRLIEADPTHRVPPLAFQSHTLREAGQDLPVLPMAEVVTSYYLRIRVADEAGVLARITGILAGGGISIDAVLQREADEVGGEGSTQTDLIILTHDTREGDMDAVLAQIQGLPTVLAPITRIRKEELN; encoded by the coding sequence ATGAAACCCATCCAAGTTGGCCTGCTCGGCATCGGCACCGTGGGCAGCGGCGTGTTCAACGTGCTGCAACGCAACCAGGAGGAGATCCACCGCCGCGCGGGTCGCGGCATCGAGATCGCCATGGTTGCCGACCTGGACGCCGAGCGCGCACGCTCCATCGTGGGCGACAAGGCCCGCGTGGTGGGCGATGCGCGCGAAGTGATCGCTAACCCCGAGATCGACATCGTCGTCGAGCTCATCGGTGGCTACGGCATCGCCAAGCAGCTGGTGCTGGAGGCCGTTGCCGCCGGCAAGCATGTGGTGACCGCCAACAAGGCCCTGCTGGCCGTGCATGGCACCGAGATCTTCAAGGCCGCGGCCGAGAAGGGCGTGGTGGTGGCTTACGAGGCGGCGGTGGCCGGCGGCATTCCCATCATCAAGGCGCTGCGCGAGGGGCTGGCGGCCAACCAGATCCAGTGGGTGGCCGGCATCATCAACGGCACGACCAACTTCATCCTGTCCGAGATGCGCGACAAGGGCCTGGACTTCGACGTGGTGCTGAAGGAAGCCCAGCGCCTGGGCTACGCCGAGGCCGACCCCACCTTCGACATCGAGGGCGTGGACGCCGCGCACAAGGCCACCATCATGAGCGCCATCGCCTTCGGCATTCCGGTGCAGTTCGACAAGGCCTACGTGGAGGGCATCACCAAGCTGGCGGCCACTGACATCCGCTATGCCGAGCAACTCGGCTACCGCATCAAGCTGCTGGGCATCACCAAGCGCATGGACAAGGGCGTGGAGCTGCGCGTGCATCCCAGCCTGGTGCCGGCCAAGCGCCTGATCGCCAACGTCGAGGGCGCGATGAACGCCGTGGTAGTGCACGGCGACGCCGTGGGCACCACGCTGTACTACGGCAAGGGTGCGGGCAGCGAGCCCACGGCCAGCGCCGTGATCGCCGACCTGGTGGATATCACCCGGCTGATTGAGGCCGACCCCACGCACCGCGTGCCGCCGCTGGCCTTCCAGAGCCACACGCTGCGCGAAGCTGGCCAGGACTTGCCCGTGCTGCCCATGGCCGAGGTGGTCACCAGCTACTACCTGCGCATCCGCGTGGCGGACGAGGCCGGCGTGCTCGCCAGGATTACCGGCATCCTGGCCGGCGGCGGCATCAGCATCGACGCCGTGCTGCAGCGCGAGGCCGACGAGGTGGGCGGCGAGGGCTCCACGCAGACCGACCTGATCATCCTCACGCACGACACGCGCGAGGGCGACATGGACGCGGTGCTCGCGCAGATCCAGGGGCTGCCCACGGTGCTGGCGCCGATCACGCGCATCCGCAAGGAAGAGCTGAACTAA
- a CDS encoding type II toxin-antitoxin system Phd/YefM family antitoxin gives MNAVWQVQEAKNRFSEVIERALREGPQTVTRHGKPVVRVVAVAGETHEPHADDGFVEFLLNAPKIEGGLPEMPRDVSAGRAPLFGEE, from the coding sequence GTGAACGCCGTCTGGCAAGTCCAGGAAGCCAAGAACCGCTTCAGCGAAGTCATCGAACGGGCTCTGCGCGAAGGACCGCAGACCGTCACGCGCCACGGCAAGCCGGTGGTGCGCGTGGTGGCGGTGGCGGGCGAGACGCATGAGCCGCATGCCGACGACGGCTTTGTCGAGTTCCTGCTGAATGCGCCCAAGATCGAGGGCGGATTGCCCGAGATGCCGCGCGACGTCAGCGCGGGCCGCGCGCCCTTGTTCGGCGAGGAATGA
- a CDS encoding type II toxin-antitoxin system VapC family toxin — MRWLLDTCTLSETICPQPHPGVVDWLRRHGDDAAVAAASFGEIRYGIACLPPSAKRNQLQAWANALAQQFDGRILDTDEVVWQQFGELKASLRAMGRMQDALDIVIAATALRHGLALVTRNTRHFEDTGIRLVNPWADAPGA; from the coding sequence ATGCGCTGGCTGCTCGATACCTGCACCCTGTCCGAGACCATCTGCCCGCAGCCCCATCCCGGTGTGGTGGACTGGCTGCGGCGCCACGGCGACGATGCGGCGGTGGCGGCGGCTTCGTTCGGCGAGATCCGCTACGGCATCGCCTGCCTGCCCCCCAGCGCCAAGCGCAACCAGCTGCAGGCCTGGGCGAACGCCCTGGCGCAGCAGTTCGATGGCCGCATCCTCGATACCGACGAGGTCGTGTGGCAGCAGTTCGGCGAGCTCAAGGCTTCGCTGCGCGCCATGGGTCGCATGCAGGATGCGCTGGACATCGTCATCGCTGCCACTGCGCTGCGGCATGGGCTGGCCCTGGTCACCCGCAACACCCGCCATTTCGAAGACACGGGCATCCGGCTCGTCAACCCCTGGGCCGATGCGCCCGGGGCATGA
- the thrC gene encoding threonine synthase, producing MNYLSTRGDATPRKFCDILLEGLAPDGGLYLPERYPQVSDAQLTELRGAYRSQGYAELAFRILSLYIDDIPPADLKRLCEKTYMAEVFGTREIVPLRHLEEGLWIEALSNGPTLAFKDMAMQLLGNLFEYELARRGEQLNILGATSGDTGSAAEYAMRGKRGVRVFMTSPHGRMSPFQQAQMFSLQDANIHNLAIEGVFDDCQDIVKAVSSDHAFKARYKIGTVNSINWARLLAQVVYYFAGYFQATQTNAQKVSFTVPSGNFGNICAGHVARQMGLPIDRLVVATNENDVLDEFFRTGAYRVRGAADTHETSSPSMDISKASNFERFVFDLVGRDGARTRQLFAEGVARQGFFDLGTDPVFQDARAKYGFESGKSTHADRLATIRDTYERFGQIIDTHTADGVKVARERRGDPAVPMIVLETALPIKFAETIQEALGRAPERPAKFEGIEQLPKRVQVLPADAERVKAYIAAHCD from the coding sequence ATGAACTACCTCTCCACCCGTGGCGACGCCACCCCCCGCAAGTTCTGCGACATCCTGCTCGAAGGCCTGGCGCCCGACGGCGGCCTGTACCTGCCCGAGCGCTATCCCCAGGTCAGCGACGCCCAGCTCACCGAGCTGCGCGGGGCTTATCGCAGCCAGGGCTATGCGGAACTCGCCTTCCGCATCCTCTCGCTCTATATCGACGACATCCCGCCCGCCGACCTCAAGCGCCTGTGCGAGAAGACGTACATGGCCGAGGTCTTCGGCACGCGCGAGATCGTGCCGCTGCGCCACCTGGAAGAGGGCCTGTGGATCGAGGCCCTGTCCAACGGCCCCACGCTGGCCTTCAAGGACATGGCCATGCAGCTGCTGGGCAACCTGTTCGAGTACGAGCTGGCCCGCCGCGGCGAGCAGCTCAACATCCTGGGGGCCACCAGCGGCGACACCGGCAGCGCGGCCGAGTACGCTATGCGCGGCAAGCGGGGCGTGCGCGTGTTCATGACCAGCCCGCACGGGCGCATGAGCCCCTTCCAGCAGGCGCAGATGTTCAGCCTGCAGGACGCGAACATCCACAACCTCGCCATCGAGGGCGTGTTCGACGACTGCCAGGACATCGTCAAGGCGGTGAGCAGCGACCACGCGTTCAAGGCCAGGTACAAGATCGGCACCGTCAACTCGATCAACTGGGCGCGGCTGCTCGCGCAGGTGGTCTACTACTTCGCGGGCTACTTCCAGGCCACGCAGACCAACGCGCAGAAGGTCAGCTTCACCGTGCCCAGCGGCAACTTCGGCAACATCTGCGCCGGCCATGTGGCGCGCCAGATGGGCCTGCCCATCGACCGACTGGTCGTCGCCACGAACGAGAACGATGTGCTCGACGAGTTCTTCCGCACCGGCGCGTACCGCGTGCGCGGCGCGGCCGACACGCACGAGACCAGCAGCCCCAGCATGGACATCAGCAAGGCCAGCAACTTCGAGCGCTTCGTGTTCGACCTGGTCGGCCGCGACGGTGCACGCACGCGCCAGCTGTTCGCCGAAGGCGTGGCCCGGCAGGGCTTCTTCGACCTGGGGACGGACCCGGTGTTCCAGGACGCCCGAGCCAAGTACGGCTTCGAGAGCGGCAAGAGCACGCACGCCGACCGCCTGGCGACGATCCGCGATACCTACGAGCGCTTCGGCCAGATCATCGATACCCACACAGCCGACGGCGTGAAAGTGGCGCGCGAGCGGCGCGGCGACCCCGCCGTGCCCATGATCGTGCTGGAGACGGCCCTGCCCATCAAGTTCGCCGAAACCATCCAGGAGGCCCTGGGCCGCGCGCCCGAGCGCCCGGCGAAGTTCGAGGGCATAGAGCAGCTGCCCAAGCGCGTGCAGGTGCTGCCGGCCGACGCCGAGCGGGTCAAGGCCTACATCGCAGCCCATTGCGATTGA
- the mobB gene encoding molybdopterin-guanine dinucleotide biosynthesis protein B: protein MIRRSGAMKVVGFAGYSGSGKTTLVEQLIPELRLHGLRVSVVKHAHHKFDIDHVGKDSWRHREAGAYEVAVASDRRMALMREFERAHAPSVHELLAELDPRADWVLVEGFKDSDLPKVEIWRAPSPEYHERPALYPHDPCIVAVATDASALPAPTALPVLDVRNPHAVAQWLLAQGARFDYVPQRVEVCE, encoded by the coding sequence ATGATTAGAAGGAGTGGCGCGATGAAGGTGGTTGGCTTTGCCGGCTATTCGGGCAGCGGCAAAACCACGCTGGTGGAGCAGCTGATTCCCGAGCTGCGCCTGCACGGCCTGCGCGTGTCGGTGGTCAAGCATGCGCACCACAAGTTCGACATCGACCATGTGGGCAAGGACAGCTGGCGCCACCGCGAGGCCGGAGCCTACGAGGTGGCCGTGGCCTCCGATCGCCGCATGGCGCTGATGCGAGAATTCGAGCGGGCGCACGCGCCCAGCGTGCACGAGCTGTTGGCCGAGCTGGATCCGCGCGCCGACTGGGTGCTGGTGGAAGGCTTCAAGGACAGCGACCTGCCCAAGGTCGAGATCTGGCGCGCGCCCTCGCCCGAATACCATGAGCGCCCCGCGCTCTACCCGCACGACCCCTGCATCGTCGCCGTGGCCACCGACGCATCCGCGCTGCCCGCGCCCACGGCGCTGCCGGTGCTGGATGTGCGCAACCCCCACGCCGTGGCGCAGTGGCTGCTGGCGCAGGGCGCGCGCTTTGACTATGTGCCCCAACGGGTGGAGGTTTGCGAATGA
- the glp gene encoding gephyrin-like molybdotransferase Glp, whose amino-acid sequence MTTQAKSQARAPLKPLDEALADLLAQAAPLSGTDTVSTFDADGRVLAQPAISPLQVPPQDNSSMDGYAVRRADVTAAGVELPVAQRIAAGGCGTPLAAGTAARIFTGAPVPEGADAIVMQEDCEALDGGARVRVNAVPAAGQWIRRAGEDIALGAQVLAAGTRLTPAELGLAASIGLASLQVARRPRVALFSTGDELVMPGEVPPAQMKPGAIYNSNRFFLRAMLLRLGCEVSDLGIVPDRREATVAALREAAQGNDLILTSGGVSVGEEDHIKPAVESLGRLDLWQIAMKPGKPFAYGRIGGAHFMGLPGNPVSSFVTFGLLVRPFLLRLQGVRDVAPKAIAASAGFDWPRADKRREFLRVRHAADGTLELFANQSSGVLTSAAWADGVVDNPAGQTIARGNRVRFLPFVELLS is encoded by the coding sequence ATGACAACCCAGGCGAAATCCCAGGCGCGCGCGCCCCTCAAGCCCCTCGACGAAGCCCTGGCCGATCTGCTGGCCCAGGCCGCGCCGCTGTCGGGTACCGATACCGTCAGTACTTTCGACGCCGACGGCCGCGTGCTCGCCCAACCGGCCATTTCGCCGCTGCAGGTGCCGCCGCAGGACAACAGCTCCATGGACGGCTACGCCGTGCGCCGCGCCGACGTCACGGCAGCGGGTGTGGAGCTGCCCGTAGCCCAGCGCATCGCCGCGGGCGGCTGTGGCACGCCGCTCGCGGCCGGCACGGCCGCGCGCATTTTCACGGGCGCGCCCGTGCCCGAGGGGGCCGACGCCATCGTCATGCAGGAAGACTGCGAGGCCCTGGACGGGGGCGCGCGCGTGCGCGTGAACGCCGTGCCCGCAGCCGGGCAGTGGATACGCCGCGCGGGCGAGGATATCGCCCTGGGCGCCCAGGTGCTGGCCGCCGGCACGCGCCTGACCCCCGCAGAGCTGGGCCTGGCCGCCAGCATCGGACTGGCCAGCCTGCAGGTGGCACGCAGGCCGCGCGTGGCGCTCTTTTCCACGGGCGACGAACTCGTCATGCCTGGCGAAGTGCCGCCCGCGCAGATGAAGCCTGGCGCCATCTACAACAGCAACCGCTTCTTCCTGCGTGCCATGCTGCTGCGCCTGGGCTGCGAGGTGAGCGACCTGGGCATAGTGCCCGACCGGCGCGAGGCCACCGTGGCCGCGCTGCGCGAGGCCGCGCAGGGGAACGACCTGATCCTGACCAGCGGCGGCGTCTCCGTGGGCGAGGAAGACCACATCAAGCCCGCCGTGGAGAGCCTGGGCCGGCTCGACCTGTGGCAGATCGCCATGAAACCGGGCAAGCCCTTCGCCTACGGCCGCATCGGCGGCGCGCACTTCATGGGCCTGCCGGGCAACCCGGTGTCCAGCTTCGTCACCTTCGGCCTGCTGGTGCGGCCCTTCCTGCTGCGCCTGCAGGGCGTGCGCGATGTTGCTCCCAAGGCAATAGCTGCAAGCGCCGGATTCGACTGGCCCAGGGCCGACAAGCGCCGTGAATTCCTGCGCGTGCGCCATGCGGCAGACGGCACGCTGGAGCTGTTTGCCAACCAGAGCTCGGGCGTGCTCACCTCGGCCGCCTGGGCCGACGGCGTGGTGGACAACCCCGCGGGCCAGACGATCGCGCGCGGCAACCGCGTGCGCTTTCTGCCGTTCGTGGAGTTGCTGTCATGA
- a CDS encoding MoaD/ThiS family protein → MTLKTIQVRYFASIREAVGTGHETLQTGADTLGALRDELIARGEPWAGCLARGRAVRMALNQVMAQDTTPLAPGAEAAFFPPVTGG, encoded by the coding sequence ATGACCCTCAAGACCATCCAGGTGCGGTATTTCGCCTCCATCCGCGAGGCCGTGGGCACCGGCCACGAGACGCTGCAGACCGGCGCCGACACCCTGGGCGCGCTGCGCGATGAACTCATCGCGCGCGGCGAACCCTGGGCCGGCTGCCTCGCACGCGGGCGCGCCGTGCGAATGGCCCTGAACCAGGTCATGGCACAGGACACCACGCCGCTGGCGCCGGGTGCAGAGGCTGCGTTCTTCCCGCCCGTCACAGGCGGTTGA